One Streptomyces sp. 840.1 genomic window, AGCCCGGCCGCTGCCTGGCAGGCCAGGAAGACGGCCCGCACGTTGACGGCGAGCACCTGGTCGACATCGGCGGTGGTGAGGGCGTCGATGGGGCCGAGGACACCGATGCCCGCGTTGTTGACCAGGATGTCGAGCCGGCCGAACGTCTCCACCGTCCGGTGCACCGCCGCCGGGACGGCCTCCGCGTCGGCCGAGTCCGCGCGCAGGGCGACCGCGCGGCGGCCGCACGCCTCGATCTTCCGGACGGTCTCCTGGGCGGCCGCCTCGTCCCTGGCGTAGGTCAGTGCCACATCGGCGCCGTCCTGCGCGAGCCGCAGAGCGGTCGCGGCCCCGATGCCCCGGCTGCCGCCGGTGACGAGCGCGACGCGGTTCGAGCCGGCGGCGAGGTTGTTGTCGCTGGTGCTGTTCATCAGGGTTCCTGTCCGTTGCCGGTGGTGGTGTCGCCGGTTGGCTGACAAGGACAAGGAAAGTTCTTCTGCGGCCCGGGGGCCGGCGGGAAACGGACGCCCACTCCGCTTCGATGTTCCGGCCGGCCGATGAGTTGCGGCCCGCACGGGGGTCGGAACAGATGGAAGCGGAACCCGGCCATTGCCGAGTCGCGGCCATTCCCGAGTTCCAGAAGGAGCAGGACCATGGCGAAGCTGACCCTCATCACCTTCCTGACGCTCGACGGCGTCATGCAGGCCCCGGGCGCACCCGAGGAGGACCCGAGCGACGGATTCGAGTACGGCGGCTGGCAGGCCCCGGTCATCGACCGGGACTCGTCGCAGTTCGTCGGGGAGATGTTCGACCGCTCGGCGGCCTTCCTGCTGGGCAGGCGGACCTACGACATCTTCGCCGGGTACTGGCCGGGCATCACCGACCCCGGCAACCCGGTCGCCTCCCGGCTCAACCGGTATCCCAAGTACGTCGTCTCGACCACCCTGGAGAAGGCCGGCTGGGAGAACACCACCGTGATCTCCACCGATGTCGCCGCGGAGGTCGCCCGGGTCAAGGAGCGCACGCAAGGGGGCGAGGTGCAGATCTACGGCAGTGGCGTGCTCGCCCGGTCCCTGATGGCGCACGGCCTGATCGACGAGTACAACCTGCTGGTCCACCCCGTCGTGCTGGGCGCCGGCAAGCGGCTGTTCACGGACGGCGGGCTGCCGACGGCCTTCGAGCTGACTGGCGCCCGCATGACCCCCAACGGCATCGCGATCAACACCTACCGGCCCACCGGCCGGGCCGAGTTCGGGTCCATCCCCGACGGCACCTGAACGAGCGTCCAGTGAACGGCCGCCACGTCGAAGGCGCTACGTGACCGGCCGCCACGACAACCACCCGCGTGGTCAGCCGGCCTGCGGCGGGGCCCAGTCCGGCGAACGGCCGAGCGCCGACAGGACGAGCGCGAAGGTGCCCGCCCCGCCGCCCTCCACCTGATCGCCGACGGGCAGCGCGGGCCGGAAGGCCGCACCCGGCCGTTCGCGCGACTCGCCGCCGGGGACGCGCAGGGCGATGGGCAGCGCGGCCTCGACGACGTCCGCAGGAAAGACGGGCCGCGACCCGAGCGAGGCCGCCGCGTCCCAGGAATGCACGACGTAGTCGATGAAGTGGAACCCGATCGCGGCCGGTGCGGCGAACGTCGCGGCGGCGTCGATCTCCGGGAGCGCGAACCGCCGCTCCAGCACGCCCGGTTCGGCGAACGCCTCCAGCACGGCGTCGGCCGCCTCGCGATACCGGGCGGCCGGGTCGTCCCCGTACGGGCGGGTCCGCCAGGTGTCCGCGCCGGCCCCCCGGCCTCGCGCGGCGGCGGCGAACCCGAGGTGCTGGGCGCCCATGTGCTCGACGAGGCGGCGCAGCGTCCAGTCGGAGCAGGGCGAGGGCCGGTCCCAGTCGCCGGGGCCCGCGCTCCGCACGATGCGTACGGATTCCAGCACTGCGGCCCGGTCGAGCTGCACGATGTCCACGGTCGGGGTTCCTTTCACCGGGTGTTCGGGCGGGTTCGGGGTGGCG contains:
- a CDS encoding 3-oxoacyl-ACP reductase family protein translates to MNSTSDNNLAAGSNRVALVTGGSRGIGAATALRLAQDGADVALTYARDEAAAQETVRKIEACGRRAVALRADSADAEAVPAAVHRTVETFGRLDILVNNAGIGVLGPIDALTTADVDQVLAVNVRAVFLACQAAAGLMERGGRIITLGTALSRFAGGPGGTLYAMSKSALSGLTKPLARELGPRGITVNLVQPGPVDTDLNPADGPFAAGQRAATALDRFGTADEVASLITYLAGDEAAYITGTEVVVDGGHAA
- a CDS encoding dihydrofolate reductase family protein is translated as MAKLTLITFLTLDGVMQAPGAPEEDPSDGFEYGGWQAPVIDRDSSQFVGEMFDRSAAFLLGRRTYDIFAGYWPGITDPGNPVASRLNRYPKYVVSTTLEKAGWENTTVISTDVAAEVARVKERTQGGEVQIYGSGVLARSLMAHGLIDEYNLLVHPVVLGAGKRLFTDGGLPTAFELTGARMTPNGIAINTYRPTGRAEFGSIPDGT
- a CDS encoding TIGR03086 family metal-binding protein, which encodes MDIVQLDRAAVLESVRIVRSAGPGDWDRPSPCSDWTLRRLVEHMGAQHLGFAAAARGRGAGADTWRTRPYGDDPAARYREAADAVLEAFAEPGVLERRFALPEIDAAATFAAPAAIGFHFIDYVVHSWDAAASLGSRPVFPADVVEAALPIALRVPGGESRERPGAAFRPALPVGDQVEGGGAGTFALVLSALGRSPDWAPPQAG